The Paenibacillus macerans genome includes a window with the following:
- the purT gene encoding formate-dependent phosphoribosylglycinamide formyltransferase translates to MWGNPASRSPKTIMLLGSGELGKEVVIEAQRLGVRTIAVDRYEHAPAMGVAHEAHVIDMLDPEALRSLILQVKPDLIIPEVEAIATQVLVELESEGFTVIPTATAARLTMDREGIRRLAAEKLGLPTADYRFADSLEELETAVAELGLPCVVKPLMSSSGKGQSVCRSREDVQACWRMAMEGGRAQNTRVIVESFVPFTSEITMLTVRSVSGTEFCPPVGHIQRDGDYVESWQPHFMSEEELREAQDIARKITDALGGYGLFGVELFITPDGVVFSEVSPRPHDTGMVTMVTQDLSEFALHVRAILGFPVPSVELLTPGASATLKGGEGREGEDFRIAGIGEALSLPRTQVRIFGKPLCKPGRRMAVALSAAEDVETARSRAKEAANLLKVVWSN, encoded by the coding sequence ATGTGGGGGAACCCTGCATCAAGAAGCCCTAAAACGATCATGCTGCTCGGCAGCGGCGAGCTCGGCAAAGAGGTCGTGATCGAAGCGCAGCGCCTGGGCGTTCGCACGATTGCCGTCGATCGGTACGAGCATGCGCCGGCCATGGGAGTTGCCCATGAAGCCCATGTCATCGATATGCTGGATCCGGAGGCTTTAAGATCGCTAATTCTGCAAGTGAAGCCGGATCTGATCATCCCGGAGGTGGAAGCGATTGCCACTCAAGTGCTGGTCGAACTTGAAAGCGAGGGCTTTACAGTGATTCCGACGGCCACGGCGGCGAGGCTGACGATGGATCGCGAAGGGATTCGGCGCCTGGCAGCGGAGAAGCTGGGCTTGCCGACCGCGGATTACCGGTTTGCGGATAGTTTGGAGGAGCTGGAAACGGCGGTTGCCGAACTTGGACTGCCTTGCGTGGTTAAGCCGCTCATGAGCTCTTCCGGCAAAGGGCAAAGCGTGTGCCGCAGCCGGGAAGACGTGCAAGCGTGCTGGCGGATGGCGATGGAAGGCGGGCGCGCCCAAAACACGAGGGTCATCGTGGAATCGTTTGTGCCGTTTACGAGCGAGATCACGATGCTGACGGTCCGTTCGGTTTCCGGAACCGAGTTTTGTCCGCCGGTGGGGCACATTCAGCGGGACGGGGATTATGTGGAGTCATGGCAGCCTCACTTTATGAGCGAGGAAGAGCTGCGCGAGGCGCAGGACATCGCCCGCAAAATCACGGACGCGCTGGGCGGATACGGCCTGTTTGGAGTTGAGTTGTTTATCACGCCGGACGGCGTTGTGTTCAGCGAAGTTTCCCCAAGACCCCATGATACGGGGATGGTCACGATGGTGACCCAGGATTTGTCGGAGTTTGCGCTGCATGTTCGCGCGATTTTGGGTTTCCCGGTTCCTTCTGTAGAACTGTTGACGCCAGGTGCGTCGGCGACGCTCAAAGGCGGAGAGGGCCGGGAGGGAGAAGACTTCCGGATCGCGGGAATCGGCGAGGCGTTAAGCCTGCCGCGGACGCAGGTGCGCATATTCGGAAAACCGTTATGCAAACCGGGCAGACGAATGGCAGTTGCACTGAGTGCCGCAGAAGATGTGGAAACAGCTCGCAGCCGCGCGAAGGAAGCGGCAAATCTATTAAAGGTGGTATGGTCCAATTGA
- a CDS encoding dynamin family protein encodes MKPITAPTDYDMQSKLKELSGALSGGGDDRAADELREIQDKLERKELTIAFCGHFSAGKSSLINSLCGKPVMPASPLPTSANVVFIRSGEPRAVLSSSDPDQPPVEMPVEHIADYARNGKDYTRVELWDEIELLDQGGALLDTPGVDSNDAGHELATHSALHLADVVFYVMDYNHVSSETNLSFAKTLSDYGKPVYMVVNQIDKHREEELPFARYRESVNQAFKVWNIGMQGIFYISLKREDHQGNMLPALKRTMKEILARGSGLLDYGAYMSAAQTVKDHLARLAEKERPQREALLEQAGGETDVSSMEEELARLERAEASGGESVRQERRQEWMDRIGKAIDSAQLMTPALRERAGLFLESRAPGFKVKGWFGGGGKTEAEKAKRLGDFLSGLGEQTEAQLGWHVRQELRAVGQHLRLWDESWEERLDAILPRPEEAWISEALPGGAMLSGESTLHYAAAVAAGVAGRYKRAAAALLDALLAAPSPLGAAEAAAAAARRAELAARLPAARALAQLAAARAAREARLGALLGAPVPLTSGLLPEVHEPAPRPAGGAAFPVAGAAASAPVTAPAAVAASAPTPAPAAAPSAAPAAPAGPPPQAGAAGGEAPAAKTQPRPPQARGRALQAAARLAAAAELLAPHPAFGTGVRELTRRAAELRSGTFTVALFGAFSAGKSSFASALLGEAVLPVSPHPTTAAIIRVMAPGEGQRHNTARIRFKSREAMVEDLAYSFGALGLGAWQEKGWLETVRRLEAAEIPAAGRAHFSFLKAAAAGWEAAESVLGQSIVADAAEFGRFAAEEEKACFVADIDFYYACPLTEQGIVLVDTPGADSIHARHTGVTFQYMKNSDAIIFITYYNHAFSRADKQLLSQLGRMKGSFALDKMFFVVNAADLAASDEELAAVVEYVRDGLQTAGIREPNLFALSSLQALRAEQGGATEDPGFARFRRQFAEFLEVDLGSLAAASASALLEQTKERLAKWIAAADSDAEQAERKLAALTGSRAAFEAAVKEFMAAEIGREWNQENEELLFHVVQRLRLQALDAYAEYFHPSLLQDGAGPLKRNFAIAMRGWVSQISGELERELLATTLRLERKAEGLLAREAEKWCRGNGERFDMPLEAPAPSGEWSTPEIPEGLLDSAYFPPEDYWPYFKNPKAFFEGQGKMQLRSKLEGPLTERLQELVHRMQGVFRDHYAGEIEKRKQQIAGYFTGLWHEWEDSLKSLKVTEEELAHWQKAEAQLGRYREETDVR; translated from the coding sequence ATGAAACCGATTACGGCACCAACCGATTACGATATGCAGAGCAAACTGAAGGAACTGAGCGGCGCGCTGAGCGGAGGCGGGGACGACCGGGCGGCCGATGAATTGCGGGAGATTCAGGACAAACTGGAGCGGAAAGAGCTGACGATCGCTTTTTGCGGCCATTTTTCGGCGGGAAAATCGAGCCTAATCAACAGTTTGTGCGGCAAACCGGTGATGCCCGCCAGCCCTTTGCCGACCAGTGCGAATGTCGTTTTTATTCGCAGCGGGGAGCCGCGCGCGGTATTAAGCTCGTCCGATCCGGACCAGCCGCCGGTGGAGATGCCTGTAGAGCATATCGCCGACTATGCCCGCAACGGCAAAGATTATACGCGCGTGGAGCTGTGGGATGAGATTGAGCTGCTGGATCAAGGCGGAGCGCTGCTCGATACGCCGGGCGTCGATTCGAACGACGCCGGCCATGAGCTTGCCACGCACTCCGCCTTGCATTTGGCGGACGTCGTTTTTTATGTAATGGACTACAATCACGTATCGTCGGAAACAAACCTGAGCTTTGCAAAAACGTTAAGCGATTACGGCAAGCCGGTTTATATGGTCGTAAACCAGATCGACAAGCACCGGGAGGAAGAGCTGCCCTTTGCCCGGTACCGGGAATCGGTGAACCAGGCTTTTAAAGTGTGGAACATCGGGATGCAGGGCATTTTTTATATTTCATTGAAGCGGGAAGATCATCAAGGCAATATGCTGCCGGCGCTGAAGCGGACGATGAAGGAAATTTTGGCGCGGGGGTCCGGGCTGTTGGATTACGGGGCCTACATGTCGGCGGCGCAAACGGTGAAGGACCATCTGGCGCGGCTGGCGGAAAAGGAGCGGCCGCAGCGGGAGGCGCTGCTGGAGCAGGCGGGCGGCGAAACCGACGTGTCAAGCATGGAGGAGGAACTGGCCCGGCTGGAGCGGGCCGAAGCTTCCGGCGGCGAGTCCGTCCGGCAGGAGCGCAGGCAGGAATGGATGGACCGGATCGGCAAAGCAATCGATTCCGCCCAGTTGATGACGCCGGCGCTGCGCGAGCGGGCCGGGTTATTCCTCGAAAGCCGGGCGCCGGGCTTCAAGGTGAAGGGATGGTTTGGCGGAGGCGGAAAAACGGAAGCGGAAAAAGCCAAACGCTTGGGCGATTTTCTGAGCGGCTTGGGCGAGCAGACGGAAGCGCAGCTCGGCTGGCATGTCCGCCAGGAGCTTCGGGCGGTCGGCCAACATTTGCGGCTGTGGGACGAATCCTGGGAGGAGCGGCTCGACGCGATCCTGCCGCGGCCGGAGGAGGCTTGGATCAGCGAGGCTTTGCCCGGCGGGGCGATGTTGTCCGGCGAGTCGACGCTGCACTACGCCGCGGCGGTGGCGGCGGGCGTCGCCGGGCGCTACAAGCGCGCGGCCGCGGCGCTGCTGGACGCGCTGCTGGCGGCCCCGTCGCCGCTCGGCGCGGCGGAAGCGGCCGCGGCTGCGGCCCGGCGCGCTGAGCTTGCGGCGCGCCTGCCGGCGGCCCGCGCGCTGGCGCAGCTCGCCGCCGCGCGGGCCGCGCGCGAAGCGCGCCTGGGCGCGCTGCTCGGCGCGCCCGTGCCGCTCACCTCCGGGCTGCTGCCGGAGGTGCATGAACCCGCGCCGCGCCCGGCCGGCGGCGCGGCCTTTCCTGTTGCCGGCGCGGCTGCGTCCGCGCCGGTAACGGCGCCTGCGGCTGTGGCGGCGTCTGCGCCTACGCCCGCGCCTGCAGCGGCGCCTTCGGCAGCGCCTGCGGCGCCCGCCGGGCCGCCGCCGCAGGCGGGGGCCGCCGGGGGCGAGGCCCCGGCGGCCAAGACGCAGCCGCGCCCGCCGCAGGCCCGCGGGCGCGCGCTGCAGGCCGCCGCGCGCCTTGCGGCCGCGGCGGAGCTGCTGGCTCCCCACCCCGCCTTCGGGACGGGGGTGCGGGAGCTGACCCGGCGCGCCGCCGAGCTGCGCAGCGGCACGTTTACCGTGGCGCTGTTCGGGGCCTTTAGCGCCGGTAAATCTTCCTTCGCCAGCGCTCTGCTGGGCGAAGCCGTACTGCCCGTGTCGCCGCATCCGACGACCGCGGCGATCATCCGTGTTATGGCGCCAGGAGAAGGGCAGCGCCATAACACGGCCCGCATCCGCTTCAAAAGCCGCGAAGCGATGGTCGAGGATTTGGCGTATTCCTTCGGGGCGCTGGGGCTTGGCGCTTGGCAGGAGAAAGGCTGGCTGGAAACGGTCAGACGCCTCGAAGCTGCCGAGATCCCGGCTGCCGGAAGAGCGCATTTCAGCTTCCTGAAAGCGGCCGCGGCCGGTTGGGAAGCCGCCGAGTCCGTGCTTGGCCAAAGCATCGTCGCGGACGCCGCCGAGTTCGGAAGATTCGCGGCGGAAGAAGAGAAAGCCTGCTTTGTGGCCGATATCGATTTTTACTACGCCTGTCCTTTGACCGAGCAGGGGATCGTGCTGGTGGACACGCCAGGCGCGGATTCGATCCATGCGCGGCATACGGGCGTTACATTTCAATATATGAAAAATTCCGACGCGATTATTTTCATCACTTATTACAACCACGCTTTTTCCCGGGCCGACAAACAGCTGCTCAGCCAGCTTGGCCGCATGAAGGGCAGCTTTGCGCTCGACAAAATGTTTTTTGTCGTCAACGCGGCGGACCTTGCGGCGTCGGACGAAGAACTCGCGGCGGTGGTCGAGTACGTAAGGGACGGGCTGCAGACCGCAGGCATCCGGGAACCGAACTTGTTTGCGCTGTCCAGCCTGCAGGCGCTGCGGGCGGAACAAGGCGGAGCAACCGAAGATCCCGGCTTTGCCCGGTTCCGGCGGCAGTTCGCCGAGTTCCTGGAGGTTGATTTGGGCAGCCTTGCCGCGGCGTCCGCCTCCGCGCTGCTGGAGCAAACGAAGGAGCGGCTGGCCAAATGGATCGCGGCGGCCGATAGCGACGCGGAGCAGGCGGAACGGAAGCTGGCCGCGCTGACGGGCAGCCGCGCCGCTTTCGAAGCCGCGGTCAAGGAATTTATGGCTGCCGAGATCGGCCGGGAATGGAATCAGGAGAACGAAGAGCTGCTGTTCCACGTCGTACAGCGGTTAAGGCTGCAGGCGCTCGATGCGTATGCGGAATATTTTCACCCATCGCTGCTTCAGGACGGCGCGGGTCCATTGAAGCGGAACTTCGCGATTGCCATGCGCGGCTGGGTTAGTCAAATCTCCGGCGAGTTGGAGCGCGAGCTGCTGGCGACGACGCTGCGCCTGGAGCGGAAGGCGGAGGGGCTGCTGGCGAGGGAAGCGGAGAAATGGTGCCGCGGGAACGGGGAACGGTTCGATATGCCGCTTGAAGCGCCGGCTCCGTCCGGGGAATGGAGCACTCCGGAAATTCCGGAAGGCCTGCTGGACAGCGCTTATTTTCCGCCGGAAGACTATTGGCCGTATTTCAAAAATCCGAAAGCTTTTTTTGAGGGACAGGGAAAAATGCAGCTGCGCTCCAAGCTGGAGGGCCCGCTTACGGAGCGGCTTCAGGAGCTTGTGCACCGCATGCAGGGCGTTTTCCGCGACCATTATGCCGGAGAAATCGAGAAGCGCAAGCAGCAAATCGCCGGATATTTCACGGGTCTTTGGCACGAATGGGAAGACAGTTTGAAGAGCTTGAAGGTTACCGAGGAAGAGCTGGCGCATTGGCAAAAAGCGGAGGCTCAATTAGGCCGATATCGCGAGGAAACGGATGTCCGTTAG